The window AGAGGGGGAGATGGGGAGATGGGGAGACGGGGAGTAGGGAGCTTCTCAGTATAGTATATAAAAATAATAATATATAATACCTAAAACCGTTCCACCTAACTCCTCCCTACAAACCCCTTTCCTCCGAAATCTTTATATGGGGTTTAGGACTTGAAAATGTACTAACATTAATCCGTATTCTGTTTATGATTATTAATTAAACGGAACATGATGTTAATTGTACAGCACGAGAATGAACAAAATGTATTATATAAATGAGAGAATAGCATCAAACTTGTCGATATCTACTAATACTGAGAGGATTTATTGTGAATAAACATAAGATTACAATTGCTGTGCTTGCCTATCTAGGAGGATTTCTTACACTATTCATAGCTATTATCATTTTTGAGATTGATTTGGTCAAATGGGCTAACTGTAGTGCGCCTTTTGCTGCTCCAATAGATAAGGAATCACCAATGTGTCGTTAATAATCCTGCTTCTGGCATTTTTTTCTCTTTAAGACGGGACAAGCTGGTTAAGACTGGGTTTTAGGTATTAGGGGTTAGGTAGAACGGTAAAATAGACGTAACTACTCAGGCAATCATGGAATAAGTGGTCTAGTATTTAGTAACACCGTTCCACCTAATACCTTCCCCCAGACAAAATGTCCCGGTTTAAATCAAAGCAGTTTTACTTATCACCATAGATACACCGAGAGCCGATTTTCTGATCCATTTAGGCTGTAAAACACGAAATATTACAGTAATTGACAACAAGAGCATGGCCTAAAAAAAGACAACGGAGGTATCTCTCAAAGCTAGAAAAAAAATTTTTCTAGCAATTTTTAGACAGACATTTTGATGATTTGTTATTTTAATTCAAAAGCATTTTTTAGTCAACTCCTTAAAGAAAGTACCGTTGCGTAATTATTGTTTAAAGCCCTGACTTAAATTGACATTTTCAAAAAATTAATGTACAGTTTTTATAATTGTTTTTAATTTTTGCTCTTATAAGGTTAAGAAAAAATGCAAACAAATCCAAGTTATCAACCAATTTCTGGTTTAGCCAGATGGATAGAAACTTTAATTGGATTGCGTCTTCCTGAGAAGGTACAAGATCGGGCAGCTTGTGTTTGGATGTTTTCTGCCGTTTTCTGGATGATTATTGGCATGAGTTTGGGGATGATAGCTGCTATAAAACTGGTTTACCCTAACTTTTTAGGTGGCGTAGAAGTTTTAACCTTTGGCAGAATGCGCCCTGATCATGTTAATACTATTGTCTTTGGCTGGATCAGTGGTATAGAAATTGGGGCTTCTCTCTACATAATCCCTCGTTTGTGTCGCAGACATCTCTATTTAGGAGAATTGGCAGTAATTGCTGGTTGGGTTTATAATCTTATTCTGGTTTTAGGCAACATTACTGTGGCAATGGGCTTCACTAAAGGTGCAGAATACGAAGAATGGATATTACCTCTTAACATTGGTGTGCTCTTATGCGTCAATACAGTTGTAGTTTGTTTAGTGATGACTGTCTTGGATCGCCAGAATGAAAAGCTTTATGTCAGTATTTGGTATTTTGCTTTTGCTTATCTAACCCTTGATTTTATTTATGTATCTGCCAATCTTCGTAGTTATTTCGGCGCAGAAGATGCAGTAATTAATTGGTTTTACGGTCATAATGCCGTAGGTTCTTGGATGAGTGGCGCAGGAGTAGCAATTTTATATTACATAGTACCAAAGCAACTAAATAAAAAACTATTTGCCCATCGCATTGCTATCTGGGGATTTTGGACTTTTGCTGCTTTTTATATTTGGAATGGAGGACACCATCTTATTTATGGTCCTGTACCAAAAGTTGTCCCAATGATGGGGATTTTTTTTGCTATCGGCATGGTTTTTCCCTTTACTGCGACCAGTATATCTTTAGGGGGAACTATTTGGGGTGAATGGCAAAAAATATGGCAAAATTTACCTCTACGTTTCTCAGTTTTAGGAGCTTTTGTGTATTTTTTTGCTTCACTTACGGGAGCAATACAGGCTAGAGAAGATGTTAATATTGTTCAACATTTTACGGACTACACGATTGCTCATGTTCACTTAGCTTTTTTAGGTTTTATTACTCCTGCTGCTAATGGTTTAATTTATTTGATGGTAGAAAAAAGTTTTAAACGGAAGTTAATTCCTTTTCTGACTTCGGCGCATTTCTGGCTGTATTTTGTCGGCATTGGGCTTTATTTTATACCAATTCAAATTGCCGGAGTTTTAGTAGGCTTAGGCTGGTTAGAACAATTGCCTTTCTCTGAAACTGTAGCTATTCGAGCTCCTTATTATTATTTGAGAACCTATAGTGGTTTATTTTTGGTGGGAGCCCAGTCAATGTTTGCTTGGAATATTATCGCCGCTATGCAATCTCCACCTGAACTTGAAATAGAGTTGATTGAAGCAGGTGGTGGAGTACCTCCATCAGAAATAGCTTCTTCAGAAGCAGCAGCAATAGAAAGGGAGAGATCTTCATGAGACGTTTTTATCTAGTTGTAATCGGAGTGCTGATTATTGTTAGTATAACTTTGATCGTCGATGAGTCTCTTGGTTGGCTTTATCCTGCTGATGTTACGCCCTCTCCTGGTTTGATTGCTTACAATTCAGATCAGCTGCAAGGGAGAAATGTCTATATTAAACAAGGTTGTGTTTATTGTCATACTCAACAAGTAAGACCTTTAGCAATTGATGCTCCTTATCTTTATGGGACTCGACCCTCTTTACCTAATGATTATGCCTATCAAACACCCCATTTAATGGGCACAGAACGTCAAGGACCTGATTTAACTAATATTGGGAGAAAATATCCAGGAGAAGAAGGAAAGATAAAACTAACCCAATTAATCCGTAACCCTCGTTTAATTCTTCCTGCTGCACTAATGCCGAGCTTTGATTACTTGTCCGAAGAGCAAATTAATCAGTTAGTTAGCTATCTACAATTTAACGGTAGTTGGAAAGAGGCTTATGATGGTCCAATTACAGAATGGACTTATAATTATCTCAGGGATGCTCCTAATCTAACAGAGCAAGCTATCGCCAGTATTGATCGAGCTACTCAAAACCATATATCAATACCGATTATAGTAACAATGACCTTGGTAATGATCTGCGTTTTTTATGCTATTTGGTGGTCTTGGCGAAGAGGGCATTTTTACGATCTAGAAGAACCAGCTATCCGTATGATTCATCACGATGAAGGTAATAATTAACTATGTTGACTTTTACTCTTAGCGAGGAAAACTTACCCTATATTGATCCTATCCATGCTATAGTAGTACATTTTGTGATTGCAATGGTAATTATTTCTTTTATCTTTGAAGTAGCAGGCTACATAACCAAAAGACAAAGTCTTCTCAATGCTGCTTGGTGGAATTTATTAGTAGCAGGAGTAATGATTTTTGTAGCGATTTTCTTTGGTCAATTTGAAGCAGGGTTAGCCGAGCCTTCTCAAGCAGCACAGCCTGTTTTAAATCGTCATATGGCAGTAGGCTGGCTTTTGTTATTATTATTACCCCAATTGACTCTTTGGCAGGGTATTACTCGCTATCGCAATCCGAGTAAGGTATCTTTACTACAATTAGGGGCAAAGTTGATAATTGTTGTTCTTGTTTTTTATCAGGTTATGCTGGGAACTCAAGTTTTCTGGGTTCATGGCATTCATGTTAAACCAGTAGTACAAGCAACTAATCTAGAAAATCCTCAAGAAAATTTGCTCAATTGAAAAACAATGTTTTTATTCTTAATTACTGATGCTAGTAGCGGTTTAGATTTAGGAATTAATGGCTTACCCTATCCTTTACCGATACATCCTAATTTGGTTCATTTTACTGTAGGTCTGTTTGTTCTAGCTATTTTTTTTGATGTGTTTGGTTTTCTCTATCCTTTAGAGCGCCCGATTATGAAACTAATACATATTAAACCAGATCGGGCGGCTTTTTTCGATTTGGGTTGGTGGAATTTACTGGCGGTAGCGATTGTAACCTTTTTTACCGTAGCAGCTGGCTTTTTTGAAATGTTGCTAGCGGATCCCCCCCCCTCGGTGTTAAGCCCCTGGGGATTACCCGCTTTTGAAACCATGTATTTACATGGAGTAGGAGGTGTTTTTTCTTTGATGATTATAGTGTTGTTAACTATTTGGCGAGGATTTCAACGCTATCAATGGCGAAGAAAAGAAACAGTACAGGTAGAATGGCGTTATGTGGTGGTGAGTTTAATAGCAATCGTTTTCATAACAGTACAAGCAGAAATGGGCGCACAACTAGCTGGTACATTTGGCATTCATAATACTGCAGCTAGATTAATTCGTCAGCAAATAACTGAAGCAGAACTAGCGTCCGCACCAAAAAAAACTCGGACTGTCTCGGAGGCGATAGCCTATTCTACTCCCAATTTACCTCAACCTAAGTTTTATCGTCAGGGGCAAACTCTTTATTTTGGTATTGATGATGTCATGGACTTACCCCAAGATACTGACTGGGAAACATTGCTCTCTCGACTGAATCAAAAAAAGTGGAGTGCTGACCAATTTAAATTGAGTATAACTGAGGAAAATAAGGCAATAATTACTTTAGATGATCAACCTTTACTAATAACCACTCAACTTAGTTTAGCCAATAACTGGCTCTATCGATTACAAAAAGCTCTTGTATAAACAAAGGAAATGGAAACTAACCAATCTACTGTAATTTTAGGTGGTGGCTTTGTCGGACTTTTTTGTGCTTTGCACCTAAGTCATAAACACTATCCTCATCCTATTATTCTTATAGACCAAAACGCGCGCTTTGTTTTTAAACCTCTGCTGTTTGAATTTCTGACAGGAGAGATGGAATCTGAGCAAGTTTTGCCGCGGTATGAAGAATTACTTCAAGGAAGTAATGTTACTTTTAGACAAGATACTATTTCTAATGTTGACTTGGTCTCAAAACGGGTAGAATTAGGCTCAGGGTTACATTATAACTACAGTAATTTAGTTTTAGCTTTGGGGAGTACTCAGGGTTATTTTGGGACAGAAGGAGCTCAAGAAAATGCTTTTGCCTTCCGTACTGGAGAAGATGCGATCGCCTTAGAAAAACATCTTCGTCAATGTCTCCTCAAAGCTAGCCAAACAAACAATGAGGAACACCGCCAAGCTTCACTAACTTTTGCTGTTGTTGGTGCTGGACCTTCAGGAGTTGAAATGGCGGCTACTTTAGCGGATCTTTTACCTATTTGGTATGAACAGCTAGGAGGTAACATTAAAGAAATTCAAGTAATCTTAATTAATCGTAGCCAAGAAATTTTAACAGGGGATATTAATTCTCATTTACGAAAAACAGCTTTATTATCCCTGAAAAGTCGTACTGTTCCAGTTAAATTGTTGTTAGGTGTAGCTGTTCAAACAGTTAAACCTAACCAATTAATATATAAGTATAAAGATAAGGATGAGGTAGAAGTTTTAGCAACTGAAACTATTATTTGGACTGCTGGTACTGCCACTAATCTTGTCATACAAAATTTAGCTATTCCGCCAGAAGATAAAGATAAACATGGATTACCCATAGTTAAACCTACTTTGCAGTTAAGCCATTTCCCTGAAGTTTTTGCAGCTGGTGATTGTGCTGTTGTCCAAGACCATCCTTTACCGGCTTTAGCCCAAATAGCTTATCAGCAGGCTGCAACTATTGCTAATAATATTAAAGCTTTTTCTGAGCATAAAGAGTTACATCCAGCTAAGCCAAAATTGCGGGGTACTTTGATGAAACTAGGTATTAAACAAGGGGTTGCTAATTTGTTTAATAAGTATGAAATTCAAGGAAAAATTGGAGATTTAATCCGTAATGCTGTTTATTTAGAAATGTTACCTACTCCAATTCATAATTTCAAGGCTACCAAAGAATGGTTAACTGATGAAATTTTTCATCAATATCACAAACCCCAGTCAATTAGAGAGTATAACCAAGAGGCTAAAAAGTATGATTGGATTGCTAATTGGATTGGAGGATCAATCATGGCAATTATTCTAGTCGTTGGTGGTACTTTTGCTTGGCGAGTAATGCGACCTTCTCAAGAACAACCACAGCCTAATTCTAGTTTATTTGACCATTATTCTAGAAATAATCCCAGTAATTCCATCTGAGGGGACTGCAATTGCTAACAACCAGTCAAATCAAGGTAAATAATGACCATAATTTGTTTTATATCGATACCATACCTTTTTTCGGGCATTTTGTTAATATTATTGGGATTATTTTGCCGAATGTGTGGGAGTGTCAATTTTGCTATTTTATATCTGGTAGGTGAATGTAATGAGAATGATGGTAGCATTACGGCAACATTGGCCCGAATATCTAATGGAAGCTTGGGGATTAGGAATGTTTATGATTGCGGCAGGAGTCGTGAGTACTCTTCTATTTTATCCCAATTCTCCGATTCACCAAATGCTTCCTAATCCGTTTATTGAGCGTGTTTTTATGGGTTTGGCTATGGGTTTGACAGCAATGGGCATCATGTATTCTCCTTGGGGTAAGCAATCCGGCGCGCATATTAATCCTGCCGTTACACTCACCTTCTATAGACTGGGCAAAATACATTACTGGGATGCGTTTTTTTATATTGGATTTCAGTTTATTGGGGGATTATTGGGGGTTTTAATAGTAGCATTTTTCTTAAAACAGCCCTTTATCGATCCACCTGTAAATTATGCGGTAACTGTACCTGGTTCAGCAGGCGTTAAGGCTGCATTTGCGGGAGAATTTGTTATAGCGGTGATTATGATGGGAATGGTTCTTTATACCAGCAATCAACAATATTTAGCTCCTCTGACTCCATTTTTTGCAGGTTGTTTAATTTTTAGCTTCGTTGTTTTTGAGTCCCCCTTATCTGGATTTGGTATGAATCCGGCTCGTACGGTTGCATCCGCTCTTCCGTCTGGTATCTGGACAGCTATTTGGCTCTATTTTGTTGCTCCTATTGCAGGGATGCTTATTGCTGCTGAAGGATACCTGCGTATTAAGGGCAAACATCGGGTTTTTTGTGCCAAACTTTTTCATCACCCTCGTTATCGGTGTATCCATTGTGGGCATAAATGCCGGACTGCCCGTCACCCCATGAGGGAGAAAGGTTTGTTTCGTTGAGAAGATTGTGCAGTCATACTTGTTCTGTAACCATTGATAAAAGTCGAAACCTCCCCTTGCCAATCTATCTTTGTTTGCGATAATAATGCGCTAGACCAGATCCTCCGATTTTGGGTACAAATTACTGATGACTCTTAGGAAATGTTGCTAAAATTTACATGTCATCAAGGATTTTGACTCACTATGAAGCTTAAATGGTTTCCTTTAACACTTATAGCAGTTACTGTAGCAATTCCTGCTCAAGCTTACCATCTTTTTGATAATCAAGAAGATTGGGAAGCACATATACAAAACCGACCTATTGTTACAGAAAATTTTAACATACCTAATCAATTGCTCGCTCCTCGTCCCTTTGCATTACCTAGTGGTTTAACCGCAGAGGATATAGATGCTATTGGTGGTGCGGCTGTTATCAATGGACAACTTAGAACAGGTTTAGCTTTCCCTACTAGTTTAGAAGAATTTGCTTTTCCTGAACCAGTAGAAGCCTTTGCTTTTAATTTTACCACTCCTGAACCTCTTCCTGGTTCTCAAGGAGCTAAAGAATTTGCCCTTCTAGGTGATTTTGGCGAAATTCCTCTCAATGGTACAGGTTTTTTAGGAATACTAGCTACTGATAATGATCCCCCCATTGAATCTTTTCAAACCTTTGGTTCGGGAACTATTGGTAGTCTGGATATTGACGATTTAGAGTTTAGCACAACTATTCCTGAACCTAGTTTTATGATCGCGACTCTGTTAGTAAGTAAAATTATCCTCTTAAAACGTCGCTAATCTTCCAATAAACCAATTTCTTCAATATTCCAAAAAGCACCACCTAAAGCTGAGTATTCTATTCCCGTAAAACGATTTCTTACCGCAGCTAAAGAGAGAGGATTAACTAAATAAATAAATGGTAAATATTCTTGAGCTAGAATTTGGGTTTCTCCATAGATAGCTTTTCTTTTTTCTAGGTCTAATTCTCTTGCTCCTTCTATATATAATCTGCCTATTTCTGCTTCCCAATCAGCCACAATTCTACCTTCAATTGGTTGAGAATCACCTCGGGGAAGTTGATTAAAAAAGTGTAAATTTCCATCAGGTAACCAAGTATTAGCACCAAAATTAGGTTCATTACCACTGGTTAACCCAATCAACACACAATCCCATCTTAAAGAGGTACTAAGTTGATCTACTAACACCGTAAAAGCCATAGGACTAAAATCTACTTGTATCCCTATTTTGCGTAAATCTTCCTTAATTTGTGCTCCCATTGACTCTCTAATCCGATTACCTGCATTAGTTATCAAAGTAAATTGAACTCGGTTATTAGCTGAGTCTAATAATTCCTGATTCTGATTATATTTAAACCCCTCTGCTAAGAGTAATTGTTTAGCTTTTTCTAGGTTATATTCATAGACCTTAACATCAGGATTATAAAAGGGTGATTGTTGAGAAATAGGTGAGTTTTGTAATGAACCAATCCCTCTATAAATATTATTAATAATTCTCTCTCTATCGATAGCGTAGGCGATCGCTCTTCTAAAATTCAGATTATTAAACCAACCAGATTTAATCGGATCTACCAAAGGGACTCCGTCTCTACTCCCCTGATTGAGATTAAAAGAAATAAAGGTTGTACCATAAGCAGGTCCACCATTATAGATAGTAAAATTACCTCTATTTTCTTCTGTTTTTAATAAAGAAAAATACTCAGGAGAAATACCTAAAGAATCCAATTGACCAGAGCGAAACTGCAATACAGCTGTATCTGTTGATTCCACTATTTGCCAAATTACCCTTTCGAGATAAGGTATATCTAATCCCGTTACCTGTTTTTGCCAATAATAGGGATTGCGTTTAAAAGTGATGCGTTGACTTGTAGAATAACTTTCTAGCTGATAAGGACCATTGACGATTAATTCTGAGGGTGGGGTATCAATTCCCCAAAAAGACATAAAAGCATTGCCATCCTCTAAAACTGGAGCAATAATATGCTTAGGCAGGATAGATAGGGAAGTAGTGGCTAAAAAAGGAGCAAAAGGTTCAGAAATCTTAAATTTAACCTGATTTTCGTCTATTTGAGTGACTATCGGTAAGGTTTGTTCACGACCAATCCTCAGAGTATCTTTAGCGCTACTGGGAATATCAGGATTAAGATATAATTGATTATAGCTAAAAACCACATCAGCCGCGGTTAGGGGTTCACCATCAGACCATTGTAAACCTTCTTTTAGTTTAAAGGTTAATTCAAGCTTATCTGAGGAAAATTCCCAACCTTCGGCTAAAGCTGGTTCAATTTCTGCGGTTATCGGGTTTTCTCTGACTAAACCTTCAAAAGTCAACGAGAAAATATTTGGCGATTCTAAAGACAATACGGGATTAAAGGTTTTTGGTTCACTGAGAATCGATTGGACTAATTGTGGAACTTCTCTAGAGTCAGCAGCTATAAAATTAACCTGACAACCGAATAACATCACAGAGATTAGACAAAAAAAACAGTATTGTAGATATTTTTTCACAACAATAAGTATTAGGTTGAATGGTGTTATTATTCCTATATACCATACTCAGAAGCTGCCTGCTCCCCCCTATTCCCTATTCCCTCATTCGCGCATTCTTCATTTCCCTTTTCCCCTATCTGCTAACTTCTGTAAGAAGTCTATTGAAAAT of the Gloeocapsa sp. DLM2.Bin57 genome contains:
- a CDS encoding NAD(P)/FAD-dependent oxidoreductase, giving the protein METNQSTVILGGGFVGLFCALHLSHKHYPHPIILIDQNARFVFKPLLFEFLTGEMESEQVLPRYEELLQGSNVTFRQDTISNVDLVSKRVELGSGLHYNYSNLVLALGSTQGYFGTEGAQENAFAFRTGEDAIALEKHLRQCLLKASQTNNEEHRQASLTFAVVGAGPSGVEMAATLADLLPIWYEQLGGNIKEIQVILINRSQEILTGDINSHLRKTALLSLKSRTVPVKLLLGVAVQTVKPNQLIYKYKDKDEVEVLATETIIWTAGTATNLVIQNLAIPPEDKDKHGLPIVKPTLQLSHFPEVFAAGDCAVVQDHPLPALAQIAYQQAATIANNIKAFSEHKELHPAKPKLRGTLMKLGIKQGVANLFNKYEIQGKIGDLIRNAVYLEMLPTPIHNFKATKEWLTDEIFHQYHKPQSIREYNQEAKKYDWIANWIGGSIMAIILVVGGTFAWRVMRPSQEQPQPNSSLFDHYSRNNPSNSI
- the ccoS gene encoding cbb3-type cytochrome oxidase assembly protein CcoS, with protein sequence MRRFYLVVIGVLIIVSITLIVDESLGWLYPADVTPSPGLIAYNSDQLQGRNVYIKQGCVYCHTQQVRPLAIDAPYLYGTRPSLPNDYAYQTPHLMGTERQGPDLTNIGRKYPGEEGKIKLTQLIRNPRLILPAALMPSFDYLSEEQINQLVSYLQFNGSWKEAYDGPITEWTYNYLRDAPNLTEQAIASIDRATQNHISIPIIVTMTLVMICVFYAIWWSWRRGHFYDLEEPAIRMIHHDEGNN
- a CDS encoding DUF2231 domain-containing protein, encoding MLTFTLSEENLPYIDPIHAIVVHFVIAMVIISFIFEVAGYITKRQSLLNAAWWNLLVAGVMIFVAIFFGQFEAGLAEPSQAAQPVLNRHMAVGWLLLLLLPQLTLWQGITRYRNPSKVSLLQLGAKLIIVVLVFYQVMLGTQVFWVHGIHVKPVVQATNLENPQENLLN
- a CDS encoding ABC transporter substrate-binding protein — protein: MLFGCQVNFIAADSREVPQLVQSILSEPKTFNPVLSLESPNIFSLTFEGLVRENPITAEIEPALAEGWEFSSDKLELTFKLKEGLQWSDGEPLTAADVVFSYNQLYLNPDIPSSAKDTLRIGREQTLPIVTQIDENQVKFKISEPFAPFLATTSLSILPKHIIAPVLEDGNAFMSFWGIDTPPSELIVNGPYQLESYSTSQRITFKRNPYYWQKQVTGLDIPYLERVIWQIVESTDTAVLQFRSGQLDSLGISPEYFSLLKTEENRGNFTIYNGGPAYGTTFISFNLNQGSRDGVPLVDPIKSGWFNNLNFRRAIAYAIDRERIINNIYRGIGSLQNSPISQQSPFYNPDVKVYEYNLEKAKQLLLAEGFKYNQNQELLDSANNRVQFTLITNAGNRIRESMGAQIKEDLRKIGIQVDFSPMAFTVLVDQLSTSLRWDCVLIGLTSGNEPNFGANTWLPDGNLHFFNQLPRGDSQPIEGRIVADWEAEIGRLYIEGARELDLEKRKAIYGETQILAQEYLPFIYLVNPLSLAAVRNRFTGIEYSALGGAFWNIEEIGLLED
- a CDS encoding cb-type cytochrome C oxidase subunit I, which codes for MQTNPSYQPISGLARWIETLIGLRLPEKVQDRAACVWMFSAVFWMIIGMSLGMIAAIKLVYPNFLGGVEVLTFGRMRPDHVNTIVFGWISGIEIGASLYIIPRLCRRHLYLGELAVIAGWVYNLILVLGNITVAMGFTKGAEYEEWILPLNIGVLLCVNTVVVCLVMTVLDRQNEKLYVSIWYFAFAYLTLDFIYVSANLRSYFGAEDAVINWFYGHNAVGSWMSGAGVAILYYIVPKQLNKKLFAHRIAIWGFWTFAAFYIWNGGHHLIYGPVPKVVPMMGIFFAIGMVFPFTATSISLGGTIWGEWQKIWQNLPLRFSVLGAFVYFFASLTGAIQAREDVNIVQHFTDYTIAHVHLAFLGFITPAANGLIYLMVEKSFKRKLIPFLTSAHFWLYFVGIGLYFIPIQIAGVLVGLGWLEQLPFSETVAIRAPYYYLRTYSGLFLVGAQSMFAWNIIAAMQSPPELEIELIEAGGGVPPSEIASSEAAAIERERSS
- a CDS encoding DUF2231 domain-containing protein, whose product is MFLFLITDASSGLDLGINGLPYPLPIHPNLVHFTVGLFVLAIFFDVFGFLYPLERPIMKLIHIKPDRAAFFDLGWWNLLAVAIVTFFTVAAGFFEMLLADPPPSVLSPWGLPAFETMYLHGVGGVFSLMIIVLLTIWRGFQRYQWRRKETVQVEWRYVVVSLIAIVFITVQAEMGAQLAGTFGIHNTAARLIRQQITEAELASAPKKTRTVSEAIAYSTPNLPQPKFYRQGQTLYFGIDDVMDLPQDTDWETLLSRLNQKKWSADQFKLSITEENKAIITLDDQPLLITTQLSLANNWLYRLQKALV
- a CDS encoding aquaporin family protein encodes the protein MRMMVALRQHWPEYLMEAWGLGMFMIAAGVVSTLLFYPNSPIHQMLPNPFIERVFMGLAMGLTAMGIMYSPWGKQSGAHINPAVTLTFYRLGKIHYWDAFFYIGFQFIGGLLGVLIVAFFLKQPFIDPPVNYAVTVPGSAGVKAAFAGEFVIAVIMMGMVLYTSNQQYLAPLTPFFAGCLIFSFVVFESPLSGFGMNPARTVASALPSGIWTAIWLYFVAPIAGMLIAAEGYLRIKGKHRVFCAKLFHHPRYRCIHCGHKCRTARHPMREKGLFR